One genomic segment of Mus pahari chromosome 4, PAHARI_EIJ_v1.1, whole genome shotgun sequence includes these proteins:
- the LOC110320710 gene encoding late cornified envelope protein 3D-like produces MSCQQSQKQCQPPPKCPSPKCSXKCPPKSTTQCLPAASSXCATSSGGCSVPSSEGGCCLSHHRRRSHRCRRRSSSSCDHGSGQQSGGSGCGHSSGGCC; encoded by the coding sequence ATGTCCTGCCAGCAGAGCCAGAAGCAGTGCCAGCCTCCTCCCAAGTGCCCCTCCCCAAAGTGCTCCCNAAAGTGCCCTCCAAAGAGCACAACACAGTGTCTGCCTGCAGCCTCTTCCTGNTGTGCTACAAGCTCTGGGGGCTGCAGTGTCCCCAGCTCTGAGGGAGGCTGCTGCCTGAGCCACCACAGGCGCAGGTCCCACAGATGCAGGCGCAGGAGCTCCAGTTCCTGTGACCATGGCAGTGGTCAGCAGTCTGGGGGCTCAGGCTGTGGTCACAGCTCTGGGGGCTGCTGCTGA
- the LOC110321022 gene encoding late cornified envelope protein 3B-like, giving the protein MSCQQSQKQCQPPPKCPSPKCSPKCPPKSTTQCLPAASSCCATSPGGCSVPSSEGGCCLSHHRRRSHRCRRRSSSSCDRGSGQQSGGSGCGHSSGGCC; this is encoded by the coding sequence ATGTCCTGCCAGCAGAGCCAGAAACAGTGCCAGCCTCCTCCCAAATGCCCCTCCCCAAAGTGCTCCCCAAAGTGCCCCCCAAAGAGCACAACCCAGTGTCTGCCTGCAGCCTCTTCCTGCTGTGCTACAAGCCCTGGGGGCTGCAGTGTCCCCAGCTCTGAGGGAGGCTGCTGCCTGAGCCACCACAGGCGCAGGTCCCACAGATGCAGGCGCAGGAGCTCCAGTTCCTGTGACCGTGGCAGTGGTCAGCAGTCTGGGGGATCAGGCTGTGGCCACAGCTCTGGGGGCTGCTGCTAA